Proteins from one Mucilaginibacter jinjuensis genomic window:
- a CDS encoding sigma-70 family RNA polymerase sigma factor, with protein MRNLQITHSITDTESSVVSTYLLEVARTNLIGPEEEAALARRIKTGDAAALEKLIKANLRFVISVAKKYQGQGLPLADLISEGNAGLIKAARLFDETRGFRFISFAVWWIRQSIMLAIAEQTRMVRLPMNRINLLTKMKSCAAELEQRLSRTPEIGELAEFMEAREGQLYELLGSSGRTISFDVQIGSNEDYTLIDQLWNEEHLADRLLEQESSHLAIAQLLGRLTPREREVVELCYGLNGQMQLTPEDIAGQLGITTERVRQLKRSSVQKMAAMIAAHPGWFDN; from the coding sequence ATGAGAAATTTGCAAATCACCCATAGCATTACGGATACAGAATCATCTGTAGTGAGCACCTATTTGCTGGAAGTGGCCAGGACTAACCTGATTGGCCCCGAAGAAGAAGCCGCATTAGCACGTAGAATTAAGACCGGAGATGCAGCCGCTCTCGAAAAACTGATTAAGGCTAATTTAAGGTTTGTAATATCTGTCGCCAAAAAGTACCAGGGGCAAGGTCTTCCTTTAGCTGACCTGATTAGCGAAGGTAATGCCGGCCTGATTAAAGCGGCACGCCTTTTTGATGAAACAAGGGGTTTTCGCTTTATCTCTTTTGCAGTATGGTGGATCCGGCAATCTATTATGCTTGCGATTGCAGAACAGACCCGGATGGTTCGTTTACCCATGAACAGGATTAATTTGCTGACAAAGATGAAATCTTGTGCCGCAGAGCTGGAGCAAAGGCTCAGCCGCACGCCGGAAATCGGGGAGCTGGCAGAATTTATGGAAGCCAGGGAAGGGCAGCTTTATGAGCTGTTAGGCAGTAGCGGGCGCACCATTAGCTTTGATGTGCAGATTGGATCAAATGAAGATTATACCCTAATTGATCAGTTATGGAATGAAGAACACCTTGCCGACCGGCTATTGGAACAGGAATCTTCTCATTTAGCGATAGCCCAATTGCTCGGACGGCTTACCCCAAGGGAAAGGGAGGTAGTAGAACTATGTTACGGGCTTAACGGACAGATGCAGTTAACGCCGGAAGATATTGCCGGGCAATTGGGTATCACAACCGAGCGGGTGAGGCAATTGAAACGGAGCAGCGTGCAAAAAATGGCCGCGATGATTGCCGCACACCCTGGTTGGTTTGATAATTGA
- a CDS encoding Lrp/AsnC family transcriptional regulator, with product MPNTFDEIDTGILTLLQQNGHLTHKDIGEKLNKSPSTIQERVRRLQKEGYIKGYVAIIDHHKVGLGLICFTHIKIKDHLHENLSRFAEEIVKFGEVQECFKVSGEFDFILRIAAPDLASYDDFLANVISKIVPLGNMYSTFVLQEVKTGGTLPIGMPKKQMV from the coding sequence ATGCCAAACACGTTTGACGAAATAGATACCGGCATTTTAACGCTATTGCAGCAAAATGGCCACCTGACTCATAAAGATATAGGTGAAAAACTAAATAAAAGCCCTTCCACAATACAGGAAAGGGTAAGACGCCTGCAAAAAGAGGGATATATTAAGGGCTATGTTGCCATAATCGATCATCATAAGGTTGGTCTGGGACTGATTTGTTTTACCCATATCAAGATCAAAGATCACCTGCATGAAAATTTAAGCCGCTTCGCAGAGGAAATCGTAAAGTTTGGCGAAGTACAGGAATGTTTTAAAGTATCCGGGGAGTTTGATTTTATTCTCAGGATAGCGGCCCCGGACCTGGCTAGTTATGATGATTTTCTGGCTAATGTGATCTCTAAAATTGTGCCCTTGGGTAATATGTACTCTACATTTGTGCTACAAGAGGTAAAAACAGGGGGGACCCTGCCTATAGGTATGCCTAAAAAGCAGATGGTATAG
- a CDS encoding zinc-dependent metalloprotease: MKGLPEWTKEEDDFQDNLLGMYKAVEGEYITFMNHVGSFLGKRYINSKTDLQSGPVFIPVPRIRQKEAVTYYASEVFQTPKWLIEPIMVQRIGIKPVEEIKGLQGLALATCVSPKVMLNIVSISQTAKDPYTLPEYLKDLERGIWEELNTHSPIDIYRRNLQKMYISQLGLIVKPGANVQGPSPTTDSDVSSDCRADIAALKKRIEGALPAIHDQATRYHLIDINSRIAKILSDKD, from the coding sequence ATGAAAGGCCTGCCCGAATGGACAAAAGAGGAAGATGACTTTCAGGATAATTTATTGGGGATGTATAAAGCAGTAGAAGGTGAATATATTACATTTATGAATCACGTAGGCAGTTTTCTGGGGAAAAGATATATTAACTCCAAAACAGATCTGCAAAGCGGCCCTGTATTTATCCCTGTGCCCCGTATCCGGCAAAAAGAAGCCGTAACTTATTATGCCAGCGAAGTTTTCCAAACACCAAAATGGCTTATTGAGCCAATTATGGTTCAAAGGATCGGCATAAAACCTGTAGAAGAAATTAAAGGACTTCAGGGCCTTGCCCTTGCCACTTGTGTAAGTCCAAAAGTAATGCTCAACATAGTTTCTATCTCGCAAACTGCAAAAGACCCGTATACGCTGCCGGAATATTTGAAGGATTTAGAGCGCGGAATTTGGGAAGAGTTAAACACGCACAGTCCCATTGATATATACCGTCGTAACCTTCAAAAAATGTATATCAGTCAACTGGGTTTAATTGTAAAGCCTGGTGCAAATGTGCAAGGCCCATCCCCTACGACTGATAGCGATGTATCATCCGACTGTAGGGCTGATATTGCTGCACTGAAGAAAAGAATTGAGGGGGCATTACCTGCTATTCACGATCAGGCTACCCGATATCACCTGATAGATATTAATAGCCGTATCGCTAAAATTTTGAGCGATAAAGATTAA
- a CDS encoding TetR/AcrR family transcriptional regulator, which translates to MGSKERMQRCKDKVYNGILNAAMDILKTEGCESLSVRKIAEKIEYSVPVIYSYFLNKEAVLIELSRRGFATLVNCVEKALIGLTDPEARMESMLTAHIRFAQKESELYQLMYTVGIHVTDVEETFPILKDISNLFRKELNGLRKDISVTESSFRSNYLTFLSIAHGLATLNLYFRNLDPVANCTVLKRAVRGIISSIDFE; encoded by the coding sequence ATGGGCAGCAAAGAGCGGATGCAACGTTGTAAGGACAAAGTCTACAACGGCATTCTTAATGCAGCGATGGACATTCTCAAAACCGAAGGATGCGAGTCTTTAAGCGTTAGGAAAATTGCAGAAAAGATAGAATACAGTGTGCCGGTGATCTATTCTTATTTTTTGAATAAGGAGGCAGTTCTCATCGAATTATCGAGAAGGGGATTTGCGACATTGGTTAATTGCGTAGAAAAGGCGCTTATCGGATTAACTGACCCAGAAGCGAGAATGGAATCTATGCTGACAGCGCATATCAGATTTGCACAAAAAGAAAGCGAATTGTATCAATTAATGTATACTGTAGGTATCCATGTCACCGATGTTGAGGAGACTTTCCCTATTTTAAAAGATATCAGCAATCTTTTCCGAAAAGAACTAAATGGGTTAAGAAAGGACATTTCAGTTACTGAAAGTTCCTTCCGTAGTAATTACCTAACGTTTCTATCCATTGCCCATGGCCTTGCTACACTAAATCTCTACTTTAGAAACTTAGACCCGGTTGCAAATTGCACGGTGTTGAAAAGAGCAGTTCGCGGTATAATCAGTTCTATAGATTTTGAATAG
- a CDS encoding ester cyclase, which produces MSIEKNIEIVKRFTEEVINQHKFELIDEFWAADMKWHGGFMGDIDGIENYRNMLTSAINGAFTNMKLEIIYTIGQDDKVAMFFTNSGRNSGPFLGNEPSNKDGKWNGMSFYRIENEKIAEAWFSEDLLQMFVQFGFIKF; this is translated from the coding sequence ATGAGCATAGAAAAAAACATTGAAATCGTAAAGCGATTTACAGAGGAAGTGATCAATCAGCATAAATTTGAATTGATCGATGAGTTTTGGGCGGCCGACATGAAATGGCATGGGGGTTTTATGGGTGATATCGATGGAATTGAAAATTACCGCAACATGTTAACATCTGCCATAAATGGCGCTTTCACCAATATGAAACTGGAAATTATTTATACAATTGGGCAGGATGACAAAGTAGCCATGTTTTTTACCAATAGCGGGCGCAATTCTGGGCCCTTTCTGGGAAACGAGCCATCTAATAAAGATGGAAAATGGAATGGGATGAGTTTTTACCGTATCGAAAACGAAAAAATTGCCGAGGCCTGGTTTTCAGAGGATCTCCTTCAAATGTTTGTTCAATTTGGCTTTATCAAGTTTTAA
- a CDS encoding SDR family oxidoreductase, with product MDLQLRDKVIIVTGGARGIGKGISVVLGREGAQVVIISRTAAENIKTVNEIELAGGKAFQFEANLSEPEACEQAMKAVIDRFGRIDGLVNNAGENDGVGLQSGNYEKFMQSLHKNLVHYYLMAHYALPQLIRSQGSILNITSKTADTGQGGTSAYAAANGGRNALTREWAVELLPHNIRVNAVSVAECWTPLYERWINTVENPQEKLKTITDKIPLGKRMTTVEEIANMAAFLLSPLSSHTTGQIIYVDGGYVHLDRSIT from the coding sequence ATGGATTTACAACTTCGGGATAAAGTAATTATTGTTACCGGCGGTGCCAGGGGCATTGGTAAGGGCATATCAGTTGTACTGGGCCGTGAGGGGGCGCAGGTTGTTATTATAAGCCGCACGGCTGCAGAAAACATTAAAACTGTAAATGAAATTGAGCTTGCAGGCGGTAAGGCGTTCCAGTTTGAAGCCAACCTGTCGGAACCGGAAGCTTGTGAACAAGCTATGAAAGCCGTGATTGATCGCTTTGGGCGTATTGATGGGCTTGTTAACAATGCAGGTGAAAATGACGGCGTAGGGCTACAAAGTGGCAATTACGAAAAGTTTATGCAATCGCTTCATAAAAACCTGGTCCATTATTACCTTATGGCACATTATGCCTTGCCCCAATTAATTAGATCACAGGGAAGTATATTAAATATTACCTCTAAAACGGCCGACACAGGCCAGGGTGGCACATCTGCTTACGCCGCTGCAAACGGGGGGCGTAATGCACTAACCAGGGAGTGGGCGGTAGAATTATTGCCGCACAACATCAGGGTTAATGCGGTTTCTGTGGCCGAATGCTGGACGCCGCTGTATGAACGGTGGATCAACACGGTAGAAAATCCACAGGAAAAACTAAAAACCATTACCGATAAAATTCCATTGGGCAAACGGATGACTACTGTTGAAGAAATTGCGAACATGGCTGCTTTTTTGTTGTCCCCGCTTTCCAGCCATACCACCGGCCAGATTATTTATGTAGACGGTGGTTACGTACACCTGGACCGTTCAATTACCTGA
- a CDS encoding amidohydrolase family protein: MQKIDSHQHFWIYDPVKDSWITPEMEVIKHDFMPGDLKPLLEQHQVSGCIAVQADQSEQETLFLLDLAAHNPFIKAVVGWVDLQADDIEERLTFFSKYSQIKGFRHIIEAEPDPDFLLNEKFKNGIAKLAKYQFSYDLLLRPIHLPAAIRLVKEFPDQAFVIDHLAKPEIRSQKMADWEKDIKHIARYPNVYCKVSGFCTEANWLNWRREDITPYLDVVFTSFGPNRVMFGSDWPVCLLAGGYAKTIEVLEDYLTDFPHSAQENFWNNNAATFYRISD, from the coding sequence ATGCAAAAAATTGATTCGCACCAGCATTTCTGGATTTATGATCCGGTAAAAGACAGTTGGATTACCCCGGAAATGGAGGTGATTAAGCACGATTTTATGCCGGGCGACTTAAAACCACTCCTGGAGCAGCACCAAGTCTCGGGCTGTATAGCTGTTCAGGCAGACCAATCTGAACAGGAAACGCTGTTTTTACTGGATCTGGCAGCCCACAACCCTTTTATTAAAGCGGTTGTAGGCTGGGTTGATTTACAGGCCGACGATATTGAGGAACGCTTAACTTTCTTCAGCAAGTATTCGCAGATAAAGGGATTCAGGCATATTATTGAAGCAGAGCCTGACCCTGACTTTTTATTAAACGAAAAGTTCAAAAACGGTATAGCTAAACTTGCTAAATATCAATTCAGTTATGATCTGCTGCTACGGCCAATACATTTGCCCGCTGCCATTCGGCTCGTAAAAGAATTTCCTGATCAGGCTTTTGTTATTGATCATTTAGCTAAACCCGAGATCCGGTCACAAAAAATGGCAGACTGGGAAAAAGATATAAAGCACATTGCCCGGTACCCGAACGTATATTGCAAGGTTTCGGGATTTTGTACCGAGGCCAACTGGCTAAATTGGCGCAGGGAAGATATCACCCCTTATTTAGATGTTGTATTTACCAGTTTCGGCCCCAATCGTGTGATGTTCGGGTCAGACTGGCCGGTGTGTTTACTCGCCGGTGGTTATGCAAAAACAATTGAGGTACTCGAGGATTATCTGACAGATTTCCCCCACTCTGCACAGGAAAACTTTTGGAATAATAATGCGGCCACTTTTTACAGGATATCGGACTAA
- a CDS encoding fumarylacetoacetate hydrolase family protein — MKLIRFGEAGKEKPGVIIDDIKYDASAFGEDYTETFFENDGLSRLAEFVKHNKLDKLAEGTRLGSPIARPSKIVCIGLNYADHAKETNAAIPSEPIIFMKSTTSLVGPNDEIMIPKNSVKTDWEVELAVVIGKKASYIEEADATNYIAGYVLHNDVSEREFQLERNGTWDKGKGCDTFAPLGPFLATADEIGDVDNLNLWLTVNGKRMQQGTTSNFIFKVPFLIAYVSQFMTLLPGDVISTGTPAGVGLGFNPPVYLKAGDVVELGIDGLGSSRQAVIAYAKN, encoded by the coding sequence ATGAAATTAATAAGATTTGGTGAGGCCGGAAAAGAAAAGCCGGGAGTGATTATTGACGATATTAAATATGATGCATCTGCCTTTGGCGAAGATTATACGGAGACTTTTTTTGAAAATGACGGACTGTCCCGCTTAGCAGAATTTGTTAAACATAATAAACTTGACAAACTTGCCGAAGGAACCCGTTTAGGCAGCCCAATTGCCAGGCCATCAAAAATTGTATGTATCGGCCTAAATTACGCCGACCATGCGAAAGAGACCAATGCAGCTATACCATCCGAACCGATCATTTTCATGAAAAGCACCACCTCATTGGTTGGACCGAATGACGAGATCATGATCCCCAAGAACTCTGTAAAAACAGACTGGGAGGTTGAACTGGCTGTGGTTATTGGCAAAAAAGCATCGTATATAGAAGAGGCCGACGCAACAAATTACATAGCAGGTTATGTACTGCACAATGATGTATCCGAACGCGAGTTTCAACTGGAACGTAACGGTACCTGGGATAAAGGGAAAGGCTGTGATACATTTGCACCGCTTGGCCCCTTTCTGGCCACAGCTGATGAAATTGGTGATGTTGATAATCTGAACCTGTGGCTAACCGTTAATGGTAAAAGAATGCAGCAAGGCACAACATCCAATTTTATATTCAAAGTACCTTTTTTAATTGCCTACGTAAGCCAGTTTATGACGTTGTTGCCGGGGGATGTGATCTCGACAGGTACACCTGCGGGCGTTGGTTTGGGTTTCAACCCACCGGTTTATCTGAAAGCAGGCGATGTTGTTGAATTGGGGATAGATGGCTTAGGATCGTCAAGGCAAGCCGTAATAGCGTATGCAAAAAATTGA
- a CDS encoding SDR family NAD(P)-dependent oxidoreductase, whose amino-acid sequence MFSLENKIAVITGGGSGIGKAIALLFARQGATVYIVELNLEAAQQVATEIKQTGGNAHAVAADVSDQQAVVNAFKQIGRIDILVNNAGIAHVGNVENTAAADFDRVYNVNVKGAYNCLYAAIPVMKQGNGGVILNMASIASHVGITDRFAYSMSKGAIYAMSMSVARDYLHSNIRCNSISPARVHTPFVDGFITKNYPGQEDEIFAKLSKSQPIGRMAEPEEVASLALYLCSDESGFITGADYPIDGGFIKLNN is encoded by the coding sequence ATGTTTAGTTTAGAAAATAAAATAGCGGTTATTACAGGCGGCGGCAGCGGTATAGGCAAGGCGATTGCTTTGTTGTTTGCCCGCCAGGGAGCTACAGTATATATTGTTGAGTTAAATTTGGAGGCCGCACAGCAAGTAGCTACCGAGATTAAACAAACGGGCGGTAATGCCCATGCTGTTGCAGCAGACGTAAGTGACCAGCAAGCTGTAGTTAATGCTTTTAAGCAGATTGGCAGGATTGATATTTTGGTGAACAATGCCGGGATAGCCCATGTGGGTAATGTTGAAAACACTGCAGCAGCCGATTTTGACCGCGTTTACAATGTAAATGTAAAAGGCGCTTATAATTGTTTATATGCCGCTATACCGGTTATGAAACAGGGCAACGGTGGTGTTATCCTCAATATGGCATCAATTGCCTCGCACGTGGGTATTACAGATCGTTTTGCGTATAGCATGAGTAAGGGTGCCATTTATGCCATGTCGATGTCTGTAGCGCGCGATTATTTGCACAGTAACATCAGGTGTAACAGTATTTCGCCGGCACGGGTGCACACCCCTTTTGTGGATGGCTTTATTACTAAAAATTATCCCGGACAGGAAGATGAGATATTCGCAAAGCTCTCAAAAAGTCAACCTATTGGCCGCATGGCTGAGCCTGAAGAGGTAGCTTCGCTGGCGCTTTACCTTTGTTCGGACGAATCTGGTTTTATAACCGGCGCCGATTATCCGATTGATGGCGGTTTTATTAAACTTAATAATTAA
- a CDS encoding UxaA family hydrolase, producing the protein MSANTRHTYIQIHPTDNVLVALQDLPAGTLINFDGQQFALAENVAAKHKFTVTELQPGAPIHMYGVLVGKASAPIVQGGAVTVNNIVHAASDFKMGSRKTAWHKPDVSAFENRKFMGYHRADGSVGTANYWLVIPLVFCENRNINVMKEALSAKLGFTKPRGYESEVDSLIDMYQAGKSVEEILRADLELSPENDTAHRLFKNIDGIKFINHDMGCGGTRTDSDALCGLLAGYITHPNVAGATVLSLGCQHAQASILQAEIMKRDPAFSKPLVVLEQQQSGTETAMLHEALKRTFVGLIEADQHERIPAPLSKLCIGLECGGSDGFSGISANPALGYLSDMLVTMGGSVVLAEFPELCGVEQELSDRCVDEATASRFMELMTTYNARAVADGSGFYANPSPGNIKDGLITDAIKSAGAAKKGGTSPVTDVLDYPEKVTKPGLNLLCTPGSDIESTTAEVAAGANIVLFTTGLGTPTGNPITPVVKISTNTKLYQKMPDIIDINCGTIIEGEETIAEAAYRMLDYVIELASVKHRTKAEKLGQDDFIPWKRGVSL; encoded by the coding sequence ATGTCAGCAAATACGAGACATACCTATATACAAATTCACCCAACCGACAATGTACTGGTTGCACTGCAAGACCTGCCTGCGGGTACCTTAATTAACTTCGATGGGCAGCAGTTTGCATTGGCAGAAAATGTGGCCGCCAAGCACAAGTTTACTGTAACCGAATTACAGCCGGGTGCTCCTATCCACATGTATGGCGTATTGGTGGGCAAAGCCTCTGCCCCCATTGTACAAGGCGGCGCTGTTACGGTAAATAATATTGTGCACGCTGCAAGTGATTTTAAAATGGGCAGCCGTAAAACAGCCTGGCATAAGCCGGATGTAAGCGCTTTTGAAAACCGCAAATTTATGGGCTATCACCGGGCAGATGGCTCGGTAGGTACGGCCAATTACTGGCTGGTAATCCCATTGGTGTTTTGTGAGAACAGAAATATTAATGTAATGAAGGAGGCGCTTTCGGCCAAACTTGGTTTCACTAAACCCCGGGGATACGAAAGCGAAGTAGATAGCCTGATCGATATGTACCAGGCCGGTAAAAGCGTTGAAGAAATACTCCGGGCGGATCTTGAGCTCTCTCCCGAAAACGATACGGCACACCGCTTATTCAAGAACATCGATGGTATAAAATTCATCAACCACGATATGGGCTGTGGTGGCACCAGGACAGATTCTGATGCCTTGTGCGGCTTGCTTGCCGGTTATATTACCCATCCTAACGTGGCAGGCGCAACGGTGCTAAGTTTGGGTTGCCAGCATGCACAGGCCAGCATTTTGCAAGCCGAAATCATGAAACGTGACCCGGCATTCAGCAAACCACTGGTCGTGTTAGAGCAACAACAATCAGGCACCGAAACTGCCATGCTGCACGAAGCCTTAAAGCGCACCTTTGTGGGGCTTATTGAAGCTGATCAACACGAAAGAATACCTGCCCCACTATCCAAACTATGCATTGGGCTGGAGTGCGGCGGCTCTGATGGCTTTTCGGGAATCTCTGCCAACCCTGCGTTGGGCTACTTGTCAGACATGTTAGTTACGATGGGCGGCAGTGTGGTTTTAGCCGAGTTTCCGGAACTATGCGGCGTTGAACAAGAGTTGAGCGACCGTTGTGTAGATGAGGCTACCGCTTCCCGCTTTATGGAGCTTATGACCACCTATAACGCCCGTGCAGTGGCCGATGGTTCTGGTTTTTACGCCAACCCATCGCCCGGCAATATTAAGGACGGGTTAATTACCGATGCTATTAAATCTGCCGGTGCAGCCAAAAAAGGCGGCACCTCCCCTGTTACCGATGTGCTGGATTACCCCGAAAAGGTAACCAAACCGGGGCTCAATTTACTGTGTACCCCCGGCAGCGATATTGAAAGTACCACTGCCGAAGTAGCTGCCGGTGCCAACATTGTTTTGTTTACAACCGGGCTTGGCACACCCACAGGTAACCCGATAACCCCGGTGGTAAAAATCTCGACCAATACTAAGCTTTACCAAAAAATGCCGGATATTATTGATATTAACTGCGGAACCATTATTGAGGGTGAGGAAACTATTGCAGAGGCTGCATACCGTATGCTGGATTATGTAATTGAACTGGCCAGCGTTAAGCACAGAACAAAAGCAGAAAAACTGGGTCAGGATGATTTTATACCATGGAAAAGAGGCGTTTCATTATAA
- a CDS encoding L-rhamnose mutarotase: MKRYCLALDLKDDPRLIAVYEERHKAVWPEIIKSIKDAGIESMEIYRITNRLFMIMDVNDDFSFEKKAAADEVNSKVQEWEKLMWQYQQALPNANPGEKWMLMEQIFKL; this comes from the coding sequence ATGAAAAGATATTGCTTAGCCCTGGATTTAAAAGACGATCCCCGCTTAATTGCTGTGTATGAAGAACGACACAAAGCAGTTTGGCCCGAGATCATCAAAAGCATTAAAGATGCGGGGATAGAAAGTATGGAAATATACCGCATTACAAACCGTCTATTTATGATCATGGACGTAAATGATGATTTCAGCTTTGAAAAAAAGGCCGCTGCCGACGAGGTTAACAGCAAGGTGCAAGAATGGGAGAAACTAATGTGGCAATATCAGCAAGCATTACCCAACGCCAATCCGGGCGAAAAGTGGATGTTGATGGAGCAGATTTTTAAGCTTTAA
- the fucP gene encoding L-fucose:H+ symporter permease, whose amino-acid sequence MLKSKYLFPLILVTSLFFLWAFLHNINPILIPHLKKACQLNDTQSSFIDLSVYLAYFIIAVPAGLFMHRYGYKKGIIIGLILYATGAFLFIPAASTRSYPFFLFGLFVIASGATFLEAVANPYITFLGDKATSAQRLNMAQSFNGLGSFIAPIIGGKFILTGIEHTPAQLKLMSQHQFTSYLQSEADTVKMPYLIIGVAVTLLIILFVITKIPEVNADPDDLHSPATDFSVKVLRHSHFRWSVIAQFFYVGAQVGVGSFFIRYAKYVAGVNEKQAAFLWGGIAMVGFMAGRFIGTFLMRYVKPSVLLSIYAAINITLLLIALNASNQTALYAVIAVPFFMSIMYPTIFALGINGLGNEAKIGASFLVMSIIGGAAAPLLMGVISDRTGSIQNAYIVPLICFCVVLYYGLKGHQRVNVTQLSQTL is encoded by the coding sequence ATGCTGAAAAGCAAATACCTTTTCCCATTAATATTGGTTACGTCCCTGTTTTTTTTATGGGCGTTTCTTCACAATATTAATCCAATACTAATCCCGCATTTAAAAAAGGCCTGCCAGCTTAATGATACCCAATCCTCGTTTATAGATCTATCAGTTTACCTGGCATATTTTATCATAGCGGTGCCGGCAGGGTTGTTTATGCACCGTTACGGCTACAAAAAGGGCATTATCATCGGCCTGATATTATATGCTACCGGGGCATTTTTATTTATCCCCGCGGCTTCAACACGCAGCTATCCTTTCTTTTTATTCGGGTTATTTGTTATTGCCAGCGGGGCTACCTTTTTAGAGGCTGTAGCGAACCCATATATCACTTTTTTGGGAGATAAAGCCACATCGGCACAAAGGCTTAATATGGCACAATCTTTTAATGGTTTAGGCTCTTTTATCGCACCCATTATTGGCGGCAAATTTATATTAACAGGTATCGAGCATACACCGGCCCAATTAAAACTAATGAGTCAGCATCAATTCACCAGCTACCTGCAATCAGAAGCCGATACTGTTAAAATGCCCTATTTAATTATTGGCGTGGCCGTTACTTTACTCATCATCCTGTTTGTGATCACTAAGATTCCCGAGGTAAACGCTGATCCAGATGACCTGCACTCGCCCGCAACAGATTTCTCCGTTAAGGTGCTGCGTCATTCCCATTTCAGGTGGTCGGTAATCGCACAGTTTTTTTATGTGGGTGCGCAGGTGGGGGTTGGCAGTTTTTTTATACGCTATGCCAAATATGTGGCGGGGGTAAATGAGAAACAAGCAGCCTTTTTATGGGGTGGCATTGCCATGGTTGGTTTTATGGCAGGGCGCTTTATCGGCACCTTTTTAATGCGTTATGTAAAACCGTCGGTACTGCTCAGCATTTATGCAGCTATTAATATCACATTACTATTAATCGCTCTTAATGCTTCCAATCAAACGGCCTTATATGCCGTAATTGCTGTACCGTTTTTTATGTCGATCATGTATCCCACCATTTTTGCTTTGGGTATAAACGGACTGGGGAATGAGGCTAAGATAGGTGCATCATTCCTGGTGATGTCTATCATTGGCGGGGCGGCAGCACCTTTGCTGATGGGCGTAATTTCTGATCGAACAGGCAGTATCCAAAACGCTTATATCGTACCATTAATTTGCTTTTGTGTGGTGCTATACTATGGCCTTAAAGGACATCAAAGAGTAAATGTTACCCAGCTTAGCCAAACCCTATGA
- a CDS encoding AraC family transcriptional regulator: MKPQLLKVAKDLTHSFSARRDCQPDVNNRWHYHSELELIYFKKGHGIQYIGDRISPFSEGDVILVGSNLPHYWQFDASYFKKETGAVVDVGVVHFEKEFWGTKFLDLPENKTIKSTIDHAKRGIQITGSGGHIIGEKIQRIISTEGERKLMLLMDVLLDIAESTDRSFIASVGFHHNFPDGEKDRINAIYNYALTNYKRQITLCEIAAVANISPGAFCKYFKAKSRKTFSNFINEIRISNACKLLMENELPVKEICYESGFSNFTSFHKYFKYFTGTSPMQYHKSGSKC, translated from the coding sequence ATGAAACCACAGTTATTAAAAGTTGCCAAAGATTTAACCCATTCTTTCAGTGCCAGAAGGGATTGCCAGCCTGATGTTAATAACAGGTGGCATTATCATTCGGAACTCGAACTGATCTATTTCAAAAAAGGGCATGGCATCCAATACATTGGCGACAGGATAAGCCCTTTCTCTGAGGGAGACGTGATACTGGTGGGCTCTAATTTACCGCATTACTGGCAGTTTGATGCCAGTTATTTTAAGAAGGAAACAGGGGCAGTGGTTGATGTAGGTGTTGTGCACTTTGAGAAGGAGTTTTGGGGGACGAAGTTTTTAGATCTGCCGGAAAACAAAACGATAAAAAGCACGATAGATCACGCCAAACGTGGGATCCAGATCACAGGATCTGGGGGACATATCATTGGCGAAAAAATTCAGAGGATTATCAGCACAGAAGGCGAACGGAAGCTAATGTTGTTGATGGATGTGCTGCTGGATATTGCCGAATCGACAGATCGTTCATTCATCGCTTCTGTGGGGTTTCATCATAATTTCCCGGATGGTGAAAAAGACCGGATCAACGCGATTTACAATTATGCGCTAACTAATTATAAACGGCAAATTACCCTGTGCGAAATTGCTGCCGTTGCTAATATCAGCCCTGGCGCTTTCTGTAAATATTTTAAAGCAAAGAGCAGGAAAACATTTTCGAACTTCATTAATGAAATCAGGATCAGTAACGCCTGTAAACTATTAATGGAAAATGAACTACCGGTAAAAGAGATCTGTTATGAAAGTGGCTTCAGCAATTTTACAAGCTTTCATAAATATTTTAAATACTTCACCGGCACAAGCCCGATGCAATACCATAAGTCTGGCAGCAAGTGCTAA